One window of Phycisphaerales bacterium AB-hyl4 genomic DNA carries:
- a CDS encoding glycosyltransferase family 4 protein — protein MRRRVLVVAEAANPEWVSVPLVGWSHAQAIARRTDCLVATQVRNREAWLRAGKVEGRDFVAIDSEAVARPTTRLGNVLRGGKGKGWTTMTAAAALSYYAFEWKLWRMLGAEIAAGRFEVVHRVTPLSPTIPSLVLARGCERAGVPFVVGPMNGGVPWPRGYDGVRRAEREWLSYVREVYKLLPGYRRTRRQAAALLVASRDTWQQMPEKYHDKCVYLPENAVDPERFARVREHAAARPMRVVFVGRLVPYKGADVLLEAVAPLVREGRVCVEVIGDGPQMAALRALVERERLGDGVTLAGWVAHEQVQDRMATADVFGFPSIREFGGGVVLEAMAVGLVPVVVGYGGPAELVTEQTGVALPMTDRAGLVEAFRAALAELAAEPGRVDAMSAAARRRVCERFTWDAKAAVVEQVYEWVLDPSGRRRPVF, from the coding sequence ATGCGGCGGCGGGTGCTGGTGGTGGCGGAGGCGGCGAACCCGGAGTGGGTCAGCGTGCCGTTGGTGGGGTGGTCGCATGCTCAGGCGATCGCCCGGCGAACGGACTGCCTGGTGGCGACGCAGGTGCGCAACCGGGAAGCGTGGCTGCGGGCGGGAAAGGTGGAGGGGCGGGATTTTGTTGCGATTGACAGCGAGGCGGTGGCTCGGCCGACGACGCGGCTGGGGAATGTGCTGCGCGGCGGCAAGGGGAAGGGGTGGACGACGATGACAGCGGCGGCGGCGCTGTCGTACTACGCGTTTGAGTGGAAGCTGTGGCGGATGCTGGGGGCGGAGATCGCGGCGGGGCGGTTTGAGGTGGTACACCGGGTGACGCCATTGAGTCCGACGATACCGAGCCTGGTGCTGGCGCGAGGGTGTGAGCGGGCGGGGGTGCCCTTCGTGGTGGGGCCGATGAACGGCGGCGTGCCGTGGCCGCGGGGGTATGACGGGGTGAGACGGGCGGAGCGGGAGTGGTTGTCGTACGTGCGGGAGGTTTACAAGCTGCTGCCGGGCTATCGGCGGACGCGGCGGCAGGCGGCGGCGCTGTTGGTGGCGTCGCGGGATACGTGGCAGCAAATGCCAGAGAAGTATCACGACAAGTGCGTTTATCTGCCGGAGAACGCGGTGGATCCGGAGCGGTTCGCTCGCGTGCGCGAGCATGCGGCGGCCCGGCCGATGCGGGTGGTGTTCGTCGGGCGACTCGTGCCTTACAAGGGGGCGGATGTGTTGCTGGAAGCGGTGGCGCCGCTGGTGCGGGAGGGGCGGGTGTGTGTGGAGGTGATCGGCGATGGGCCTCAGATGGCGGCGCTGCGGGCACTCGTTGAGCGGGAGCGGTTGGGCGATGGAGTGACGCTTGCGGGGTGGGTGGCGCACGAGCAGGTGCAGGATCGGATGGCGACGGCGGACGTGTTCGGCTTTCCGAGCATCCGCGAGTTCGGCGGCGGTGTGGTGCTGGAGGCGATGGCGGTGGGGCTGGTGCCGGTGGTGGTGGGTTATGGCGGGCCGGCGGAACTGGTGACGGAGCAGACAGGGGTCGCCTTGCCGATGACGGATCGGGCGGGGCTGGTGGAGGCGTTTCGCGCGGCCCTGGCGGAGTTGGCGGCCGAGCCGGGGCGGGTGGACGCGATGTCGGCGGCGGCGCGGCGGCGGGTGTGCGAGCGGTTCACGTGGGACGCGAAGGCGGCGGTGGTGGAACAGGTGTATGAATGGGTGTTGGACCCGTCGGGGAGGCGGCGGCCGGTGTTTTGA
- a CDS encoding PhoH family protein has translation MTTTKQVDKATPESDLKYFVLDTNVLLHNPVSLYMFKEHEVIIPFAVLEELDKFKKQSDDVGRNAREVIRQLDTLRSKGHLAEGVTWNEAGGKIRVEFATDDRPKWLKEDLPDNRIISVAWALHEQGVRSILITKDINVRLKADALGITTQDFEAQKVDIDHLYAGYATLAVPGELIDTLYEEKQLELAELAEHLMDEGPDGQRREIELHANQYVQLRNALDESHTGLARRLADTDHLIPIHGPRKPVSGIMARNVQQTMALDLLLDDEIKLVTLLGTAGTGKTLLAIAAGMAKTFTEERYDKLLVARPIMPMGRDIGYLPGTKDEKLEAWMQPIFDNLTYLLSTRGAAFPGAAQHADSKSAEQRIQQLIASGQLVLEPLTYIRGRSIPHQFIIIDEAQNLTPHEVKTIVSRVGEGTKIILTGDVAQIDNPYLDSSSNGLSFMVERLKGAALVGHVTLAKSERSELASLVVEKL, from the coding sequence ATGACGACAACCAAGCAAGTTGACAAGGCGACACCCGAGAGTGATCTGAAGTACTTCGTGCTGGACACGAATGTGTTGCTTCATAACCCGGTGAGCCTGTACATGTTCAAGGAGCATGAGGTCATCATCCCGTTCGCGGTGCTGGAGGAACTGGACAAGTTCAAGAAGCAAAGCGACGACGTGGGGCGGAACGCACGCGAGGTGATCCGTCAACTGGATACGCTGCGCAGCAAGGGGCACCTGGCGGAGGGTGTGACGTGGAACGAGGCGGGGGGCAAGATTCGTGTGGAGTTTGCGACAGACGATCGGCCGAAGTGGTTGAAGGAAGATCTGCCGGACAACCGGATTATCAGCGTGGCGTGGGCGCTGCACGAGCAAGGCGTTCGTTCGATTCTGATCACGAAGGACATCAACGTCCGCTTGAAGGCGGATGCGCTGGGTATTACGACGCAAGACTTCGAGGCGCAGAAGGTTGACATCGATCACCTATATGCGGGCTACGCGACGCTGGCTGTGCCGGGCGAGTTGATTGACACGTTGTATGAAGAGAAGCAGCTTGAATTGGCGGAACTGGCTGAGCATCTGATGGATGAAGGGCCGGACGGTCAGCGGCGGGAAATCGAGTTGCATGCGAACCAGTATGTGCAGCTGCGCAACGCGCTGGACGAGTCGCATACGGGACTGGCGCGTCGGCTGGCGGATACGGACCATCTGATTCCGATTCACGGGCCGCGCAAGCCGGTGTCGGGCATCATGGCGCGGAACGTACAGCAAACCATGGCGCTGGACCTGCTGCTGGATGACGAAATCAAGCTGGTCACCCTGCTGGGCACAGCGGGTACGGGCAAGACACTGCTGGCGATCGCGGCGGGGATGGCCAAGACGTTTACGGAAGAGCGTTACGACAAGCTGCTGGTCGCGCGGCCGATCATGCCAATGGGTCGTGATATCGGTTATCTGCCGGGCACAAAGGATGAGAAGCTCGAAGCGTGGATGCAGCCGATCTTCGACAACCTGACGTACCTGCTGTCGACGCGCGGCGCTGCGTTTCCGGGTGCGGCGCAGCATGCGGACTCGAAGAGCGCGGAGCAGCGGATTCAACAGTTGATCGCATCGGGGCAACTGGTGCTCGAGCCGCTGACGTACATTCGCGGGCGAAGCATTCCACATCAGTTCATCATCATTGACGAGGCGCAGAACCTGACGCCACACGAGGTGAAGACGATCGTGTCGCGCGTGGGCGAAGGGACGAAGATCATCCTCACGGGCGACGTGGCACAGATCGATAATCCGTACCTGGACAGTTCGAGCAACGGATTGTCGTTCATGGTCGAACGGCTGAAGGGGGCGGCGCTGGTGGGGCATGTAACGCTGGCCAAGAGCGAGCGGAGCGAGTTGGCGTCGCTGGTGGTGGAGAAGCTTTGA
- a CDS encoding aldo/keto reductase family oxidoreductase yields MTATSPLSTATLGESDITATRLIYGCMRTVGTWDPAAVTPEHEATAKAAVRTAIDVGYTHFDHADIYGRGQCERVFGDLLRESPHLRENMIITTKCGIRFAGDPTPDATHRYDFSSEHITWSCEQSLKRLNIDTIDIYLLHRPDLLMDPLEIADAFTRLHDQGKVRYFGVSNFTNEQFDHLQAALDQPLLCNQIEVHPARLDPIEDGTLNHLHRLGVTPTAWSPLAGGRFGNDAAVKANAPDREHQQSLLDALDAEANAHSVSRTAITLAWLMHHPAGIQPIVGSRNPDRIRDAATADRVTMSREVWYRIYLAARGKALP; encoded by the coding sequence ATGACCGCAACATCCCCCCTCTCCACCGCAACGCTCGGCGAATCCGACATCACCGCCACCCGCCTCATCTACGGCTGCATGCGGACCGTCGGCACCTGGGACCCCGCCGCCGTCACACCCGAACACGAAGCCACCGCCAAGGCCGCCGTCCGCACCGCCATCGACGTCGGCTACACCCACTTCGACCACGCCGACATCTACGGCCGAGGCCAGTGCGAACGTGTCTTCGGCGACCTGCTTCGCGAGTCCCCCCATCTTCGCGAAAACATGATCATCACCACCAAATGCGGCATCCGCTTCGCCGGCGACCCCACCCCCGACGCCACACACCGCTACGACTTCTCCAGCGAGCACATCACCTGGTCTTGCGAGCAGTCACTCAAACGCCTCAACATTGACACCATCGACATCTACCTCCTTCACCGCCCCGACCTGCTCATGGACCCGCTCGAAATCGCCGACGCCTTCACTCGTCTCCACGACCAGGGTAAGGTCCGCTACTTCGGCGTCAGCAACTTTACCAACGAACAGTTCGACCACCTCCAGGCCGCGCTCGATCAACCGCTGCTCTGCAACCAGATCGAAGTCCACCCCGCTCGGCTTGACCCCATCGAAGACGGCACGCTCAACCACCTCCACCGCCTCGGCGTCACACCCACCGCCTGGAGCCCCCTCGCCGGCGGACGCTTTGGCAACGACGCCGCCGTAAAAGCAAATGCCCCCGACCGCGAGCATCAGCAATCGCTGCTCGACGCGCTCGACGCCGAGGCAAACGCCCATAGCGTCAGCCGTACCGCCATCACCCTCGCCTGGCTGATGCACCACCCGGCCGGCATCCAGCCCATCGTCGGCTCACGTAACCCTGACCGCATCCGCGACGCCGCCACCGCCGACCGCGTCACCATGTCTCGCGAAGTCTGGTACCGCATCTACCTCGCAGCAAGAGGCAAAGCCCTGCCCTGA
- the ychF gene encoding redox-regulated ATPase YchF — protein sequence MEAGIVGLPNVGKSTLFNALTQAGIASENYPFCTIEPNVGVVPVPDPRLATIETHIPTQKVIPAALRLVDIAGLVRGASEGEGLGNKFLSHIRSVDAILHVVRCFDDPDIAHVEGSVDPIRDIETIDMELMLADMASVDSAMEKAVRAARTGDKEAKLRVSVLEACKARLDAEQPIRGVTFDQPDAMKTLRGLSLLTAKPVLYVANVDEDDLAGDNAYVQKVRERAEREGGLVVPVCAKIESELAELDEADRDELLESVGLTEPALHALARAAYKLLGLQSYFTAGPKEVRAWTVPIGATAPQAAGVIHSDFERGFIRAEVYSVADLEAHKNEKAIREAGKLRIEGKDYVVSDGDVCHFLFNV from the coding sequence ATGGAAGCAGGCATCGTCGGTTTACCAAACGTCGGCAAGTCCACGCTGTTTAACGCCCTCACACAAGCAGGCATCGCCAGCGAAAACTATCCGTTCTGTACGATCGAGCCAAACGTCGGCGTCGTGCCCGTGCCCGACCCGCGCCTGGCCACGATCGAAACGCATATCCCCACGCAAAAGGTCATTCCCGCAGCGCTGCGACTGGTCGACATCGCAGGCCTCGTCCGCGGTGCGAGCGAAGGCGAGGGGCTCGGCAACAAATTCCTCAGCCACATCCGCTCGGTCGATGCGATCCTTCACGTCGTCCGCTGCTTTGACGATCCGGACATCGCCCACGTCGAAGGCAGCGTCGACCCGATCCGCGATATCGAAACCATCGACATGGAACTGATGCTTGCCGACATGGCCAGCGTCGACTCGGCCATGGAAAAGGCCGTCCGCGCCGCCCGCACCGGCGACAAGGAGGCGAAGCTGCGCGTGTCCGTGCTCGAAGCGTGCAAGGCCCGCCTCGACGCCGAGCAGCCGATCCGCGGCGTCACGTTCGACCAGCCCGACGCGATGAAAACATTGCGCGGCTTGTCGCTGCTCACCGCCAAGCCGGTGCTTTACGTGGCCAACGTCGACGAAGACGATCTCGCGGGCGACAACGCCTACGTGCAGAAGGTTCGCGAGCGAGCCGAGCGTGAAGGCGGCCTGGTCGTGCCGGTGTGTGCGAAGATTGAATCTGAGCTGGCCGAGCTGGACGAAGCCGACCGCGATGAGCTGCTCGAAAGCGTCGGCCTGACCGAGCCGGCGCTGCACGCGCTCGCCCGCGCTGCGTACAAGCTGCTGGGGTTGCAAAGCTACTTCACCGCCGGGCCGAAGGAAGTGCGTGCCTGGACCGTGCCGATCGGCGCGACCGCGCCGCAGGCCGCGGGCGTGATCCACAGCGATTTTGAGCGAGGCTTCATCCGGGCCGAGGTTTACTCGGTCGCCGACCTTGAAGCGCATAAGAATGAGAAGGCCATCCGCGAAGCCGGCAAGCTGCGCATCGAAGGCAAGGACTACGTCGTCAGCGACGGCGACGTATGCCACTTCCTGTTCAATGTATGA
- the icd gene encoding NADP-dependent isocitrate dehydrogenase gives MTQATTGEPIKFANGELNVPNHPIVPFIEGDGTGRDIWRASQRVLDAAVVKAYAGDKSIAWKEVLAGQKAFDSTGEWLPDATLEAFKTYFVGIKGPLTTPVGGGIRSLNVALRQILDLYVCLRPVRWFTGVPTPIKRPEEVDMVIFRENSEDIYAGIEFQEGSEEVDKFKKLLKEAFPKHFEKIRFPDTSGLGIKPVSKEGTRRLVKAAIDYAIEQGRDSVTLVHKGNIMKFTEGGFRDWGYEVAMNDYNGELIDGGPWTKIKANGKEIIVKDVIADAFLQQILTRPAEYDVVATMNLNGDYISDALAAQVGGIGIAPGGNINYTTGHAIFEATHGTAPKYADQDKVNPGSVILSGEMMLRHLGWNEAADLVVKGVEGAIAAKTVTYDFERLMDGAKLLKCSEFGEAIIKHMD, from the coding sequence ATGACCCAGGCAACAACCGGCGAACCCATCAAGTTCGCCAACGGCGAGCTCAACGTTCCCAACCACCCCATCGTCCCCTTCATCGAAGGCGACGGCACGGGCCGTGACATCTGGCGCGCCAGCCAGCGCGTCCTCGACGCCGCGGTCGTAAAGGCCTACGCCGGCGACAAGTCCATCGCGTGGAAAGAAGTCCTCGCCGGCCAAAAGGCCTTCGACTCCACCGGCGAATGGCTCCCCGACGCAACTCTCGAAGCCTTCAAAACCTACTTCGTCGGCATCAAGGGCCCGCTGACCACGCCCGTCGGCGGCGGCATCCGCTCGCTGAACGTTGCCCTTCGACAGATCCTCGACCTCTACGTCTGCCTCCGTCCCGTTCGCTGGTTCACCGGCGTGCCCACGCCCATCAAGCGGCCTGAAGAAGTCGACATGGTCATCTTCCGCGAGAACAGCGAAGACATCTACGCCGGCATTGAGTTTCAGGAAGGCTCGGAGGAAGTCGACAAGTTCAAGAAGCTGCTCAAGGAAGCCTTCCCAAAGCACTTTGAGAAGATCCGCTTCCCGGATACCTCCGGCCTCGGCATCAAGCCTGTCTCGAAGGAAGGCACGCGCCGCCTCGTCAAGGCCGCCATTGATTACGCCATCGAGCAGGGCCGTGACAGCGTCACGCTCGTGCACAAAGGCAACATCATGAAGTTCACCGAAGGCGGCTTCCGCGACTGGGGCTACGAAGTCGCGATGAACGACTACAACGGCGAGCTGATCGACGGCGGACCGTGGACGAAGATCAAGGCCAACGGCAAAGAGATCATCGTCAAAGACGTCATCGCCGACGCCTTCCTGCAGCAGATCCTCACCCGCCCGGCCGAGTACGACGTGGTCGCCACGATGAACCTCAACGGCGACTACATCTCCGACGCCCTCGCCGCGCAGGTCGGCGGCATCGGCATCGCGCCCGGCGGCAACATCAACTACACCACCGGCCACGCCATCTTCGAAGCCACCCACGGCACCGCCCCCAAGTACGCCGACCAGGACAAGGTCAACCCCGGCAGTGTCATCCTCTCCGGCGAAATGATGCTCCGACACCTCGGCTGGAACGAAGCCGCTGACCTCGTCGTCAAGGGTGTCGAAGGCGCCATCGCAGCCAAGACCGTCACCTACGACTTCGAACGCCTCATGGACGGCGCCAAACTCCTCAAATGCTCCGAGTTCGGCGAAGCCATCATCAAACACATGGACTGA
- a CDS encoding Gfo/Idh/MocA family protein, translating into MADRLNWGILGTGNIARQFAEGVSGARRSRVCAVGSRTREAAAEFAKAYAVERSYGSYAELLADDAVEAVYVSLPNSMHAEWTIRALEAGKHVLCEKPMATSVAEAEQMFDASAKADRILVEAFMYRSHPLTQAVVREVRSGAIGKLQLIRTSFCYRTRKIEGNIRFDAELAGGALMDIGCYCIDLACLLADAEPTSVNASGHVHETGVDERAVGTLAFENDVLADFACGMTVQADNTALICGDEGYIAVPVPWKPAVRGAEYVIKGMTPPRQDGGALKAPEPTVRQVDAELPLFGLEADAFARTVLDGEPAEVTREQTLRTMRVLDEARRQVMGQSAVRV; encoded by the coding sequence ATGGCGGATCGATTGAACTGGGGCATACTTGGGACGGGGAATATCGCGAGACAGTTTGCCGAGGGCGTGTCGGGGGCACGGCGGAGTCGGGTGTGCGCGGTGGGCTCGCGGACGCGTGAAGCAGCGGCGGAGTTTGCGAAAGCGTATGCGGTGGAGCGTTCGTACGGCAGCTATGCGGAGCTGCTGGCGGACGATGCGGTGGAGGCGGTGTACGTGTCGCTGCCGAACAGCATGCACGCCGAGTGGACGATTCGCGCGTTGGAAGCGGGCAAGCATGTGCTTTGTGAGAAGCCGATGGCGACGAGCGTAGCCGAGGCGGAGCAGATGTTCGACGCGTCGGCGAAGGCGGATCGCATATTGGTCGAAGCATTTATGTATCGATCGCATCCGCTGACGCAGGCGGTGGTGCGCGAAGTGCGGTCGGGAGCAATCGGCAAGTTACAGTTGATCCGAACGAGCTTTTGCTATCGCACGCGGAAGATTGAAGGCAACATTCGATTCGATGCAGAGCTGGCGGGCGGCGCGCTGATGGATATCGGCTGCTATTGCATTGACCTTGCATGCCTGCTGGCCGACGCGGAGCCGACGTCGGTGAACGCGTCAGGGCATGTGCATGAGACAGGTGTGGACGAACGGGCGGTGGGGACGCTTGCGTTTGAAAACGATGTGCTGGCAGACTTCGCGTGCGGGATGACGGTGCAGGCGGACAATACTGCGTTGATCTGTGGTGACGAGGGTTACATCGCAGTGCCCGTGCCGTGGAAGCCGGCGGTGCGTGGGGCGGAGTACGTGATCAAGGGGATGACGCCGCCGCGGCAGGATGGCGGTGCATTGAAAGCGCCGGAGCCGACGGTTCGGCAGGTGGATGCGGAGCTGCCGTTGTTCGGGCTGGAGGCGGACGCATTTGCGCGGACGGTGCTCGACGGTGAGCCTGCGGAGGTGACGCGCGAACAGACACTTCGGACGATGCGCGTGCTGGACGAGGCGCGGCGGCAGGTGATGGGGCAATCCGCGGTCAGGGTGTAA
- a CDS encoding Ldh family oxidoreductase, whose amino-acid sequence MPESYVVSLDTHRNLVTAAFQARGFTAEEADASARFCELAAWHGIKTHNALKALHLDEHFGSGNKKRQGCVPGAQIEKLPSKFAASEKWNANRKLGQATAFDAMDRCIELADKYGIGQVSVDNAFHYLWGGGYVMDAAKKGYIAYTNCTAALAEVVPFMGKFPTLGTNPHSWAFPTTDAIGFPIVIDWATSTVAMGRVQQFKREGKQLPPQAAVDKNGEPTTDPTQVAALLPFGAHKGYGLSLINEIVAGFIGGSLPTLRSRPEQAGEGEKTTPNFYFQVIHPDAMDCGGFARGRNQADNVKAVIKDILGHGNEGCLLPGQIEHQAAVASAKANGLIFTGAEVAEFRELADALGVTFDAAEAATA is encoded by the coding sequence ATGCCCGAGAGCTACGTCGTATCACTGGACACGCACCGCAACCTCGTCACCGCTGCCTTCCAGGCCCGCGGCTTCACCGCTGAGGAAGCCGACGCCTCTGCCCGCTTTTGTGAGCTCGCCGCCTGGCATGGCATCAAGACCCACAACGCCCTCAAAGCCCTCCACCTCGACGAGCACTTCGGCTCGGGCAACAAGAAGCGACAGGGCTGCGTCCCCGGCGCGCAGATCGAAAAGCTCCCCAGCAAGTTCGCCGCCAGCGAAAAGTGGAACGCCAACCGCAAGCTCGGCCAGGCGACCGCCTTCGACGCCATGGACCGCTGTATCGAGCTCGCCGACAAATACGGCATCGGGCAGGTGAGCGTCGACAACGCCTTCCACTACCTCTGGGGCGGCGGCTATGTCATGGACGCCGCGAAGAAAGGCTACATCGCCTACACCAACTGCACCGCAGCGCTGGCCGAAGTCGTCCCCTTCATGGGCAAGTTTCCCACGCTCGGCACGAACCCGCACTCATGGGCCTTCCCGACCACCGACGCCATCGGCTTCCCCATCGTCATCGACTGGGCCACCAGCACCGTCGCCATGGGTCGTGTCCAACAGTTCAAACGCGAAGGCAAGCAGCTGCCCCCCCAGGCCGCCGTCGACAAGAACGGCGAGCCCACGACGGACCCCACGCAGGTCGCCGCCCTGCTGCCGTTCGGCGCTCACAAAGGCTACGGCCTCTCACTGATCAACGAGATCGTCGCCGGCTTCATCGGCGGCTCGCTGCCCACCCTACGCTCGCGACCCGAGCAGGCCGGCGAAGGCGAAAAGACCACGCCCAACTTCTACTTCCAGGTCATTCATCCCGACGCGATGGACTGCGGCGGCTTCGCCCGCGGCCGCAACCAGGCCGACAACGTCAAAGCCGTCATCAAAGACATCCTCGGCCACGGCAACGAAGGCTGCCTCCTGCCCGGCCAGATCGAGCACCAGGCCGCCGTCGCCAGTGCCAAGGCCAACGGCCTGATCTTCACCGGAGCCGAGGTCGCCGAGTTCCGCGAGCTTGCCGATGCGCTCGGCGTCACCTTTGACGCGGCAGAAGCAGCCACGGCATGA
- a CDS encoding 2-isopropylmalate synthase, whose protein sequence is MSEPTHVRIFDTTLRDGEQSPGASLNHQEKMEIARQLEALGADIIEAGFPITSIGDFDAVHAIGRELERATVCGLSRCVARDIDRAGEALKGANHPRIHVFAATSKIHLEHKFKKPFEAIKQISVDAVKRAREFVDDVEFSPEDGSRTELNHLVDITAAVIEAGATTINIPDTVGYAVPAEYGRIFSHLREQLPVIDEQGIVLSAHCHNDLGLAVANSLAAMQGGARQIECTINGIGERAGNAALEEIVMAIHTRGDYYKQYRTSVNTKKIYPTSRMVSHLTGLYVQRNKAIIGENAFAHEAGIHQDGMLKNRSTYEIMDPRDIGVPESKLVLGKHSGRHAFRDRVQHLGYKVDDATIEKAFEKFKALADKKKDVYDEDIEAILDEQLESGSALWELMRFQVTSGTGVISTATVVLRDSAGTEAMDAATGDGPIDAVYSTIQRITGVGITLEDYQTRAVTGGKEAQGEVSVQVNHNGRKVRGRGLSTDVIEAAAKAYLSAINRIRTLEARQVPATSAVDEDEAVRQP, encoded by the coding sequence ATGTCCGAGCCGACCCACGTTCGCATCTTCGACACGACGCTTCGCGACGGCGAGCAATCGCCCGGTGCGAGCCTGAACCACCAGGAGAAGATGGAGATCGCTCGGCAACTGGAGGCGCTGGGTGCGGACATCATCGAAGCGGGGTTTCCGATCACGAGTATCGGGGACTTTGATGCGGTGCACGCGATCGGCCGAGAGCTGGAGCGGGCGACGGTGTGCGGGCTTTCGCGCTGCGTGGCACGCGATATCGATCGCGCGGGCGAAGCGCTCAAGGGCGCGAACCATCCGCGGATTCATGTGTTCGCTGCGACGAGCAAGATTCATCTTGAGCACAAGTTCAAAAAGCCGTTCGAAGCGATCAAGCAGATCAGCGTTGACGCGGTGAAGCGGGCGCGGGAGTTTGTGGACGATGTGGAGTTCAGCCCGGAAGATGGTTCGCGGACGGAGTTGAATCACCTGGTCGACATCACCGCCGCGGTGATCGAGGCGGGGGCGACGACGATTAACATTCCCGACACGGTGGGCTACGCCGTGCCCGCGGAGTATGGGCGTATCTTCAGCCACCTTCGCGAGCAGTTGCCGGTGATTGATGAGCAGGGCATCGTGCTTTCGGCGCATTGCCACAACGACCTCGGCCTTGCGGTGGCGAACTCGCTCGCGGCGATGCAGGGCGGGGCACGGCAGATCGAGTGCACGATCAACGGCATCGGTGAACGCGCGGGCAATGCGGCGCTGGAAGAAATCGTCATGGCGATCCATACGCGTGGCGACTACTACAAGCAATACCGCACGAGCGTGAACACGAAGAAGATCTACCCGACGTCGCGGATGGTGAGCCATCTTACGGGGCTTTACGTGCAGCGGAACAAGGCGATCATCGGCGAAAACGCGTTCGCCCACGAAGCGGGCATCCACCAGGACGGCATGCTCAAGAATCGCAGCACGTACGAGATCATGGACCCTCGCGACATCGGCGTGCCGGAGAGCAAGCTCGTGCTGGGCAAACACTCAGGACGACATGCGTTTCGGGATCGTGTGCAGCATCTTGGCTACAAGGTGGATGATGCGACGATTGAGAAGGCGTTTGAGAAGTTCAAAGCGCTCGCGGACAAGAAGAAAGATGTGTACGACGAGGATATCGAGGCAATACTCGACGAGCAGCTTGAGTCGGGCAGCGCGTTGTGGGAGTTGATGCGCTTTCAGGTGACCAGCGGCACGGGTGTGATCAGCACGGCGACGGTGGTGCTGCGCGACTCGGCAGGCACGGAGGCGATGGACGCCGCGACGGGTGACGGGCCGATCGATGCGGTGTACTCGACGATCCAGCGCATCACGGGCGTGGGGATCACACTGGAAGATTATCAGACGCGCGCGGTGACGGGGGGCAAGGAAGCGCAGGGGGAAGTAAGCGTGCAGGTGAATCATAATGGAAGAAAGGTGCGCGGCCGCGGGTTGAGCACGGACGTGATCGAAGCGGCGGCGAAGGCGTACCTCTCCGCGATTAATCGGATCAGGACGCTGGAGGCGCGGCAAGTGCCCGCGACGAGTGCGGTGGATGAGGACGAGGCGGTGCGGCAGCCGTGA